Proteins from a single region of Mucilaginibacter daejeonensis:
- a CDS encoding McrC family protein, with amino-acid sequence MILHFFEYDKVPYSRFSPAQVIAIRRLHTLTDGLYYSLGDNSLTFKEHVGVIQINELTIEVLPKIDRDDIDGRKWHDILLQMLKECHFVDPHSAGNANLKLRANSVLELYFEKYIAELETLLHRGLTKKYRSEEGQQYALKGRLLFERHLLENSCHAERFFVAYDEYDRHHPLHQLLRQGLETVCRLTGGGRLADRSAQLLAQWPESKRLPVDEQLFKRFSLNRKTQPYQEALKIARMILLNYHPDLRGGRESVLALMFNMNDLWEEFVFRRLKSCERQFGWKISEQRRLKYWTNGSGGKLLIPDILVELPDGRKMVIDTKWKRPARHKPDDQDLRQLLAYKLYYEGGAAYLLYPASAESYKIEGHYHPTSYRSGNLIFRETFELRGGLLFLNLLNGRQLLTRKEFREMVAGLLTGAPTSL; translated from the coding sequence ATGATCCTTCATTTTTTTGAATATGATAAAGTGCCTTATAGCCGGTTTAGTCCGGCACAGGTAATCGCAATACGCCGCTTACACACCTTGACAGATGGGCTTTATTATAGCTTAGGCGATAACAGCCTGACTTTTAAAGAGCATGTCGGTGTGATCCAGATCAATGAGTTGACGATCGAAGTCTTGCCTAAAATCGACCGCGACGACATTGACGGCCGCAAGTGGCATGACATTTTATTGCAAATGCTGAAAGAGTGCCATTTTGTAGACCCGCATTCTGCTGGCAATGCCAATTTGAAATTGCGCGCTAATTCGGTCTTGGAGCTTTACTTTGAAAAATACATTGCCGAACTGGAAACCTTACTGCATCGCGGCCTGACCAAAAAGTACCGGAGTGAAGAGGGACAACAATATGCGCTGAAGGGGCGGCTGTTATTTGAGCGCCACTTGCTCGAGAACAGTTGTCATGCGGAGCGTTTTTTCGTGGCTTATGATGAATACGACCGGCATCATCCTTTGCATCAATTGTTGCGGCAGGGTTTGGAAACGGTTTGCCGGCTGACGGGTGGCGGACGGTTAGCAGACCGAAGCGCGCAATTGTTAGCACAATGGCCGGAAAGTAAAAGGTTGCCGGTGGATGAGCAGTTGTTTAAACGTTTCTCATTGAACCGCAAAACGCAGCCTTACCAGGAAGCCTTGAAGATCGCGCGGATGATCCTGCTGAATTATCATCCTGATTTGCGAGGTGGACGAGAATCAGTACTGGCCTTAATGTTCAATATGAATGACCTGTGGGAAGAGTTTGTCTTTCGGCGGTTAAAGAGTTGCGAGCGTCAATTTGGCTGGAAAATTAGTGAGCAGCGTCGGTTGAAGTACTGGACGAACGGTTCGGGCGGAAAGTTATTGATACCGGATATTTTGGTCGAATTGCCGGATGGGCGAAAAATGGTCATCGATACCAAGTGGAAAAGACCGGCACGTCATAAACCCGATGACCAAGATCTGCGACAATTACTGGCTTACAAGCTTTATTATGAGGGGGGGGCAGCATATCTGTTATATCCTGCCAGCGCCGAGAGCTATAAAATAGAGGGGCATTATCATCCTACTTCTTACCGGTCTGGAAATTTGATTTTTCGAGAAACTTTTGAACTGAGGGGCGGTCTGTTATTTTTGAACCTTCTAAACGGACGCCAGTTACTGACCCGAAAAGAGTTCCGCGAAATGGTCGCTGGATTGCTTACAGGAGCCCCTACATCTCTTTAA